From a region of the Cognatiyoonia koreensis genome:
- a CDS encoding Lrp/AsnC family transcriptional regulator, producing the protein MMLDEIDRALLKALQLDAAQSTTRLGKKLGLSQPATWRRIKRLQEIGVIRGRQLRLDAEKLGFRVTVFLGIKLATKGRVSLEDFERAIGGIPEVQTVDHVLGLYDYRLRVVARDLADFERVLRRRIMTLPGVGDVEANVLLSEERRPGPL; encoded by the coding sequence ATGATGCTGGATGAGATAGACCGCGCCCTATTGAAGGCGCTGCAATTGGATGCTGCGCAATCCACCACGCGGTTGGGCAAGAAACTGGGGTTGAGCCAGCCTGCGACGTGGCGGCGCATCAAACGGTTGCAGGAAATCGGCGTGATCCGGGGCCGGCAACTGCGCCTTGATGCTGAGAAGCTCGGGTTCAGGGTGACGGTGTTTCTGGGCATCAAGCTGGCCACCAAAGGCCGCGTGAGCCTTGAGGATTTCGAGCGGGCGATTGGTGGCATTCCCGAAGTGCAGACTGTGGATCACGTGCTGGGACTTTACGATTACCGGTTGCGTGTTGTTGCCCGTGATCTGGCGGATTTTGAACGGGTGCTGCGGCGACGGATCATGACATTGCCGGGCGTGGGCGACGTTGAAGCCAATGTTCTGCTGAGTGAAGAACGCCGGCCGGGGCCGCTTTAA
- a CDS encoding GGDEF domain-containing protein — protein MSRILTTWPGVVFIAFLTTLAAIFVASVLAFMLYAPAHQSEAMRNTPSIAFLTAFPFCIFVWAQVRKNIHLSRELQRMVNRDRLTDVATRDFFFRHIGKISQCQGIILMVDIDHFKTVNDTHGHLAGDGVIQHTANVLRRNLRQSDIVARFGGEEFIVFLAKRDMESGLRVAERMRKAISAEPPVSDGTPIAVTVSIGGAQKRVCDSLEKVIKAADVALYAAKNAGRDRSVFADDVLPTAAPGIGSAASAT, from the coding sequence ATGTCACGAATCCTTACCACCTGGCCCGGAGTCGTCTTTATTGCATTCCTGACGACCCTGGCTGCGATCTTTGTCGCATCGGTGCTTGCCTTCATGTTGTATGCGCCGGCGCACCAGTCCGAGGCCATGCGCAATACGCCGTCCATCGCTTTTCTGACGGCATTTCCCTTTTGCATCTTTGTCTGGGCGCAGGTTCGCAAGAACATTCATTTGAGCCGCGAACTGCAGCGTATGGTGAACCGCGACCGGCTTACCGATGTTGCGACCCGTGATTTCTTTTTCCGCCACATCGGCAAGATCTCGCAGTGTCAGGGGATTATTCTGATGGTGGACATCGATCATTTCAAAACGGTGAATGACACCCATGGCCATTTGGCTGGTGACGGCGTGATCCAGCACACGGCAAATGTGCTGCGCCGCAATCTGCGCCAGAGCGATATCGTTGCCCGTTTTGGCGGAGAGGAATTTATCGTCTTTCTCGCCAAACGGGACATGGAATCCGGATTGCGGGTTGCTGAGCGGATGCGAAAGGCGATTTCCGCTGAACCGCCCGTAAGTGACGGCACGCCGATTGCGGTGACTGTGTCGATTGGCGGGGCGCAGAAACGGGTTTGCGATTCGCTGGAGAAAGTGATCAAGGCCGCTGATGTGGCGCTTTATGCGGCGAAGAACGCCGGACGGGACCGGTCGGTCTTTGCGGATGATGTCCTGCCCACCGCGGCCCCCGGCATCGGAAGCGCTGCGAGCGCGACCTGA
- a CDS encoding aminotransferase class V-fold PLP-dependent enzyme: MDGNQTAVDPDGLMEFSVVFTDRSLNHMSKAFQGVMNDIREMLKEVYNADKVALVPGGGTYAMEAVARQFGNGAHAFVVRNGWFSYRWSQIFEAGDFTAKTTVMKARQAGNDTRAPFAPAPIEDVTAAIRDAKPDVVFAPHVETSAGIILPDDYITALADAAHDVGAIMVLDCIASGCAWVDMKATGVDVLISAPQKGWSATPSAGLVMMSDRAVARMADTNSNSFTVDLKKWSAIMDAYENGGHAYHATMPTDGLRAFRDTMQETRDFGFAKLKEAQWALGNAVRKALAHKGIKSVAADGFGAPGVVVSYTDDPDIQNGSKFAAQGMQIAAGVPLQCDEPEDFRTFRIGLFGLDKLYDVDATLQRLLPVLDKVL; this comes from the coding sequence ATGGACGGCAATCAAACAGCGGTTGACCCTGACGGGCTGATGGAATTTTCAGTGGTCTTTACCGACCGGTCGCTGAACCACATGTCCAAGGCGTTTCAGGGTGTCATGAACGACATCCGCGAGATGCTGAAAGAGGTTTATAACGCCGATAAGGTCGCGCTTGTCCCAGGTGGGGGCACCTACGCGATGGAAGCGGTCGCACGCCAGTTCGGCAACGGCGCGCATGCGTTCGTTGTGCGCAACGGTTGGTTTTCCTACCGCTGGTCGCAGATTTTCGAGGCCGGTGATTTCACGGCAAAAACGACAGTGATGAAGGCGCGACAGGCGGGCAACGACACACGCGCCCCCTTTGCGCCAGCCCCGATCGAAGATGTGACCGCGGCCATTCGCGACGCCAAACCCGATGTTGTCTTTGCGCCGCATGTCGAAACATCGGCCGGGATCATTCTGCCCGATGACTACATCACCGCCCTTGCAGACGCGGCGCATGACGTTGGGGCGATCATGGTGCTGGATTGCATCGCGTCTGGTTGCGCATGGGTGGATATGAAGGCGACCGGTGTTGATGTCCTGATCTCTGCCCCGCAGAAAGGATGGTCCGCGACACCATCCGCCGGTCTGGTCATGATGTCCGACCGCGCGGTCGCGCGCATGGCGGATACGAACTCGAACAGCTTTACCGTCGATTTGAAGAAATGGTCGGCGATCATGGACGCCTATGAAAACGGCGGCCATGCGTATCATGCCACGATGCCGACAGATGGTCTGAGGGCGTTTCGCGATACAATGCAGGAAACCCGTGATTTCGGGTTTGCGAAACTGAAAGAGGCGCAATGGGCGCTGGGCAATGCTGTGCGCAAGGCGCTGGCCCACAAGGGCATCAAATCGGTCGCGGCAGACGGGTTTGGTGCACCGGGTGTCGTGGTCAGCTATACCGATGATCCGGATATCCAGAACGGCAGCAAGTTCGCAGCCCAGGGCATGCAAATTGCGGCGGGGGTGCCGCTGCAATGTGATGAGCCAGAAGATTTCCGCACCTTCCGCATTGGACTGTTCGGTCTGGACAAGCTTTACGATGTTGACGCGACATTGCAGCGGTTGTTGCCGGTGCTGGACAAGGTGCTTTAG
- a CDS encoding UbiH/UbiF family hydroxylase gives MTREQTDILISGGGVAGLTAAAAFGSAGFSVVIVDPAPPITTQSDSGADLRTTAFLQPARDFLARAGLWDALQPHATALETMRIIDAGNDPAIQRDFNASDISAEPFGWNLPNWLLRREMVARLKDLPNVDFRPGVGFAAMLSRTQAALVKLSDGTTVAGKLVIGADGRQSAVRSAIGINVKTYRYGQKALTFAVTHDAPHNNISTEIHRSGGPFTLVPLPDHDGKPCSAVVWMTDGATANHLLTLSDQDFENAATERSGHFYGPLHLATRRTGWPIVSQIADTIIGPRTALVAEAAHVMPPIGAQGLNMSLKDLACLLDLAEAHRADPGVPALLDRYQQLRHADIKLRVTGIDLLNRASIAGQPVMQDLRGFGIKALHGIKPIRTTLMQMGLGAR, from the coding sequence ATGACACGAGAACAAACCGACATTCTGATTTCAGGCGGCGGCGTCGCCGGGCTGACCGCCGCCGCAGCCTTTGGCAGCGCCGGGTTTAGCGTCGTGATCGTGGACCCTGCCCCACCGATCACCACGCAATCCGACAGCGGCGCAGACCTGCGCACCACGGCTTTCCTGCAACCGGCGCGGGATTTCCTTGCGCGGGCAGGTTTGTGGGATGCACTTCAGCCGCACGCGACAGCGCTTGAAACGATGCGGATCATCGACGCGGGCAACGATCCCGCGATCCAACGTGATTTCAACGCCAGCGATATTTCCGCCGAACCATTTGGATGGAACTTGCCGAACTGGCTGCTGCGCCGCGAAATGGTTGCGCGCCTGAAGGACTTGCCAAACGTCGATTTCCGCCCCGGTGTCGGCTTTGCGGCGATGCTGTCACGCACACAAGCAGCTTTGGTCAAACTCAGCGACGGAACGACTGTCGCGGGCAAGCTGGTAATCGGCGCGGACGGGCGCCAGTCGGCTGTGCGCAGCGCGATTGGCATCAATGTGAAAACGTATCGCTACGGGCAAAAGGCGCTGACATTCGCCGTGACACATGACGCCCCGCACAACAATATATCGACCGAAATCCATCGCTCGGGCGGCCCTTTCACACTCGTCCCATTGCCCGACCACGATGGAAAGCCATGTTCCGCAGTGGTCTGGATGACGGATGGGGCGACGGCGAACCATCTGCTGACGCTGTCCGATCAGGATTTTGAGAATGCCGCGACAGAGCGAAGCGGCCATTTCTACGGCCCGCTGCATCTGGCCACCCGGCGCACGGGCTGGCCGATCGTCAGCCAGATTGCCGACACCATCATCGGCCCGCGGACGGCCCTTGTGGCAGAAGCCGCCCATGTCATGCCGCCGATCGGCGCGCAGGGGCTGAACATGTCGCTCAAGGATCTGGCTTGCCTGCTTGATCTGGCAGAGGCGCATCGCGCGGATCCCGGCGTGCCCGCCCTGCTGGATCGCTACCAGCAACTGCGCCATGCCGACATCAAGCTCCGCGTGACAGGGATCGACCTGCTCAACCGCGCATCCATCGCTGGACAACCGGTCATGCAGGATCTGCGCGGCTTCGGAATCAAGGCGCTGCACGGAATCAAACCGATCCGCACAACCCTGATGCAAATGGGATTGGGTGCCCGCTAA
- a CDS encoding GntR family transcriptional regulator, whose product MNDPRQPQKDAYALILEAIDSHIYKPGDRLVESELAERLGVSRTPVREALQRLETQSLLTRDGRSLIVASLDHSQLSELYVVRGELEGLAARLAARHATPEEVTVLRSMLDADQALINDPDALSRANRRFHKQIHLASHNRFLVQQLDLVHRSMALLATTSISAEGRGADTLKEHATIVAAIEAGDGDAAYKALRDHISEAFVVRLKLDAQAVEAAE is encoded by the coding sequence ATGAACGATCCGCGCCAACCGCAGAAAGACGCCTATGCGTTGATTCTTGAGGCGATCGACAGCCATATCTACAAGCCGGGCGACAGGCTGGTCGAGAGTGAGCTGGCCGAGCGTTTGGGTGTCAGCCGCACACCGGTGCGCGAGGCGCTGCAGCGTCTTGAAACCCAGTCATTGCTGACACGTGACGGTCGATCCCTGATCGTGGCCTCGCTCGACCATTCGCAATTGTCAGAGCTTTACGTGGTGCGCGGCGAGTTGGAGGGTCTTGCCGCCCGTCTTGCCGCCCGCCATGCCACCCCAGAAGAGGTGACGGTGCTGCGCTCTATGCTGGACGCCGATCAGGCGTTGATCAACGATCCCGACGCCTTGAGCCGTGCCAATCGCCGCTTTCACAAGCAAATACATCTGGCATCGCATAACCGGTTTCTGGTGCAGCAACTGGACCTTGTGCACCGGTCCATGGCACTTTTGGCGACGACTTCTATTTCCGCCGAAGGGCGCGGTGCGGATACACTAAAGGAACACGCGACCATTGTTGCGGCGATCGAGGCGGGCGATGGCGATGCGGCCTACAAAGCGCTGCGCGATCACATCAGTGAGGCATTTGTTGTCCGTCTGAAGCTGGATGCGCAGGCCGTCGAGGCGGCAGAGTAG
- a CDS encoding glycosyltransferase family 2 protein, giving the protein MNNLKVHMGLVSNIALPTASSAVAFTPLGQELLNRGTLCVDDLLTAMWTAKRQNVPLETVLCADWHLSEDEICSAQATAFDALRIDPVAAPPDPRLIAAFGAQRILKTGLLPWRNAGAATVVLCTSVAGFMRHRDALAAYLGPVRLALTTPTQLAKAMRQLRDPHLTHAAETQLPERDSSRCWNSAVAQRWVFGMATFLGAALLTAPVVMAALFCLLVSALVILTTALKLAATIAGWKTASGTEHRSAALPVRLPTITLLVPLYKERDITAHLIRRLDALDYPRSLLDVCLVLEANDTTTRQAIDAVALPSWMRPIAVPEGTLKTKPRALNYAMTFAHGSIIGVYDAEDAPAPDQLRTVANHFANATHDVACLQGTLDYYNPTANWLTRCFTLEYASWFRVILPGFAKLGLVVPLGGTTLFFRRTVLEKLGGWDAHNVTEDADLGVRLARRGYRTEFMASVTEEEANGRMWPWVKQRSRWLKGYAITYAVHMRDPFALWRDLGAWRFFGVQLLFLGTLLQFALAPVVWSFWLMPLGIPHPLQAVVPPAVIWGLAGAFIAAGLINLAIYIIGARRAGKPRLAFWAPTLQLYFSLAVAAVYKGLVELTWKPFYWDKTTHGVLMPDATLPPRRPAHPASDGQQMPH; this is encoded by the coding sequence GTGAACAACTTGAAGGTGCATATGGGTCTGGTTTCCAACATCGCTTTGCCAACGGCCAGCAGTGCCGTGGCATTTACCCCGCTTGGGCAGGAACTTTTGAACCGCGGAACGCTTTGCGTCGATGATCTGCTTACCGCGATGTGGACAGCGAAACGTCAGAATGTGCCGCTTGAAACAGTGCTTTGCGCGGACTGGCACCTGTCAGAAGACGAAATTTGCAGCGCGCAGGCGACGGCCTTTGATGCATTGCGGATCGACCCTGTCGCGGCCCCGCCAGACCCACGGCTGATCGCGGCCTTTGGTGCACAACGTATCCTGAAAACCGGCCTGTTGCCTTGGCGCAATGCGGGTGCCGCGACGGTCGTGCTTTGCACCAGCGTCGCCGGGTTCATGCGCCACCGCGACGCGCTCGCGGCGTATCTGGGGCCCGTGCGCCTTGCGCTGACAACGCCGACCCAGCTTGCAAAAGCGATGCGGCAATTACGCGACCCGCATCTGACCCATGCCGCCGAAACGCAACTGCCTGAAAGGGACAGTTCACGCTGCTGGAACAGCGCCGTTGCACAGCGCTGGGTCTTTGGCATGGCGACATTCCTCGGGGCAGCTCTGCTGACTGCACCGGTTGTCATGGCGGCGCTTTTCTGTCTGCTTGTCAGCGCGCTGGTCATCCTCACGACAGCGCTGAAACTTGCGGCGACAATCGCGGGTTGGAAAACCGCATCTGGCACGGAACACCGGTCCGCCGCTCTTCCCGTGCGGTTGCCAACGATCACGCTGCTCGTCCCGCTCTATAAAGAACGTGACATCACCGCCCATCTGATCAGGCGGCTGGATGCCCTGGACTACCCGCGCAGCCTGCTTGACGTTTGTCTGGTTCTTGAAGCAAACGATACAACAACGCGGCAAGCCATTGATGCGGTGGCGCTGCCTTCCTGGATGCGCCCCATCGCGGTGCCCGAAGGCACGCTGAAAACCAAGCCCCGCGCCTTGAATTACGCCATGACCTTTGCGCATGGCAGTATCATCGGGGTCTATGACGCCGAAGATGCACCGGCCCCCGACCAATTGCGCACGGTGGCCAATCACTTTGCAAATGCCACGCATGACGTCGCCTGTCTCCAGGGCACGTTGGATTACTACAACCCGACTGCCAATTGGCTAACCCGCTGTTTCACGCTCGAATACGCCAGCTGGTTTCGTGTGATCCTGCCCGGATTCGCGAAATTGGGACTGGTCGTGCCACTAGGAGGAACGACGCTCTTTTTCCGCCGCACGGTTCTTGAAAAACTGGGCGGGTGGGATGCGCACAACGTGACAGAAGACGCGGACCTTGGCGTCAGACTCGCGCGGCGGGGATACCGGACCGAATTCATGGCGTCCGTGACCGAGGAAGAAGCGAACGGTCGTATGTGGCCATGGGTCAAACAGCGCTCGCGCTGGCTCAAGGGGTATGCGATCACCTACGCCGTCCATATGCGTGACCCGTTCGCCCTTTGGCGCGACCTTGGGGCATGGCGGTTCTTCGGCGTGCAACTGCTGTTTCTGGGGACGTTGCTGCAATTCGCGCTGGCACCCGTGGTCTGGTCATTCTGGCTGATGCCGCTGGGCATTCCGCATCCGCTGCAAGCCGTCGTCCCGCCGGCAGTCATCTGGGGACTTGCAGGTGCATTCATCGCGGCGGGCTTGATCAACCTCGCAATCTACATCATCGGCGCGCGGCGTGCGGGCAAGCCAAGGCTGGCGTTCTGGGCCCCGACACTGCAGTTATATTTTTCGCTGGCCGTCGCCGCCGTGTACAAGGGATTGGTCGAACTGACGTGGAAACCGTTTTATTGGGACAAGACGACCCACGGCGTGCTGATGCCGGATGCTACTCTGCCGCCTCGACGGCCTGCGCATCCAGCTTCAGACGGACAACAAATGCCTCACTGA
- the carA gene encoding glutamine-hydrolyzing carbamoyl-phosphate synthase small subunit, with the protein MPTKPTACLALADGTIFYGMGFGATGQTVAELCFNTAMTGYQEIMTDPSYAGQIVTFTFPHIGNTGVNPEDDETADPVADGMIVKWDPTDASNWRATDELTTYLAKRGRIGMGGVDTRRLTRAIRQQGAPHVALAHDPDGNFDIEALVAAARAFSGLEGLDLAKTVTCRQSYHWNEMRWAWPEGYKPQTNPVHKVVAIDYGAKRNILRCLASAGCDVTVLPASATAEDVLALNPDGVFLSNGPGDPAATGAYAVPMIQGVLDKDIPVFGICLGHQMLALALGAQTIKMNHGHHGANHPVKDHDTGKVEITSMNHGFTVDAQTLPEGVIETHVSLFDGSNCGIRMADRPVFSVQYHPEASPGPMDSYYLFERFAAAMAERAA; encoded by the coding sequence ATGCCAACCAAACCGACAGCCTGTCTTGCCCTCGCCGATGGAACAATCTTCTATGGGATGGGGTTCGGGGCGACCGGACAAACGGTCGCGGAACTCTGCTTTAATACGGCGATGACCGGGTATCAGGAAATCATGACCGACCCGTCCTACGCCGGGCAGATCGTGACATTCACCTTCCCGCATATCGGCAACACCGGCGTGAACCCCGAAGACGATGAAACCGCCGACCCGGTTGCAGATGGCATGATCGTCAAGTGGGATCCGACGGATGCTTCAAACTGGCGCGCGACCGACGAACTGACCACGTACCTGGCCAAACGCGGGCGCATCGGGATGGGCGGTGTCGACACACGGCGGCTGACACGGGCGATCCGGCAACAAGGCGCACCACATGTTGCGCTTGCCCATGATCCGGATGGCAATTTCGATATCGAAGCGCTCGTCGCGGCAGCTCGCGCATTTTCAGGGCTGGAAGGCCTCGACCTTGCCAAGACCGTCACCTGCAGACAGTCCTATCACTGGAACGAAATGCGCTGGGCATGGCCGGAAGGCTACAAGCCGCAAACCAACCCCGTGCACAAGGTTGTCGCCATCGACTACGGTGCAAAGCGCAACATCCTGCGCTGTCTTGCATCCGCGGGTTGCGACGTAACGGTTCTGCCAGCGTCTGCCACGGCAGAAGATGTGCTTGCGCTGAACCCCGACGGTGTCTTTCTGTCGAACGGCCCGGGGGATCCGGCCGCGACAGGCGCATACGCCGTGCCGATGATCCAAGGCGTTTTGGATAAAGATATTCCTGTCTTCGGGATTTGTCTGGGCCATCAAATGCTGGCGCTGGCGCTTGGGGCGCAAACGATCAAGATGAACCACGGCCACCACGGCGCGAACCATCCGGTAAAGGACCATGACACGGGCAAGGTTGAAATCACCTCGATGAACCACGGGTTCACGGTTGATGCGCAAACGCTGCCCGAGGGTGTGATCGAAACCCATGTATCCCTGTTTGATGGATCGAACTGCGGGATTCGCATGGCCGACCGGCCGGTGTTTTCGGTGCAATACCACCCCGAGGCAAGCCCCGGACCAATGGACAGCTACTATCTGTTCGAACGCTTCGCAGCCGCGATGGCGGAACGGGCCGCTTAA
- a CDS encoding GatB/YqeY domain-containing protein has protein sequence MDMRSRVNAALKDAMKAKEADRLATLRLINAAIKDKDIALRGTDQEEEGVSDADVLAIMGRMVKQRQESARAYEEGGRLELAEKELEEIKIIEEFLPKQLDEDEAAAAVDAAIAEVGAENIRDMGKVMAVLKGKYTGQMDFAKTGPMVKARLG, from the coding sequence ATGGATATGCGCAGCCGGGTCAACGCGGCCCTCAAGGACGCGATGAAAGCAAAAGAAGCGGACCGCCTTGCGACGCTTCGGCTGATCAATGCCGCAATCAAGGACAAGGATATCGCCTTGCGTGGTACCGATCAGGAAGAAGAAGGCGTGAGCGATGCCGACGTTCTTGCGATCATGGGGCGCATGGTCAAGCAGCGTCAGGAAAGCGCGCGTGCCTATGAAGAAGGTGGCCGTCTGGAACTGGCCGAGAAAGAACTTGAGGAAATCAAGATCATCGAGGAATTCCTGCCAAAGCAGCTGGATGAAGACGAAGCCGCTGCCGCCGTTGATGCCGCGATCGCCGAAGTTGGTGCGGAAAATATTCGCGACATGGGCAAAGTCATGGCCGTGCTCAAGGGCAAGTACACAGGGCAGATGGATTTCGCCAAGACCGGCCCGATGGTGAAGGCCCGTTTGGGCTAG
- a CDS encoding DUF2244 domain-containing protein translates to MPYEWSSEPPHANPDWQLSLWPYRSLLRKDFVLFIGGTAAIISLPLFVVIGTAVLWGLLPFFAMMLGGLWYALHVSYKRGEVLEELTVTDDTAHLTRHNPDGERQDWKANRYWVSVHLHPKGGPVENYITLRGGDREVEIGSFLDSAERLALYGDLKRSLKGP, encoded by the coding sequence ATGCCTTACGAATGGTCATCAGAACCGCCACACGCAAATCCGGACTGGCAACTCAGCCTCTGGCCGTACCGGTCTTTGCTGCGCAAGGACTTCGTGCTGTTTATCGGCGGAACAGCGGCAATCATATCGCTGCCGCTTTTCGTCGTCATCGGGACAGCTGTCCTGTGGGGCCTGCTGCCGTTTTTCGCGATGATGCTCGGTGGCCTCTGGTATGCCCTGCACGTGAGCTACAAACGAGGCGAGGTTCTTGAAGAACTCACGGTGACGGACGACACCGCGCATCTGACGCGTCACAATCCGGACGGGGAACGGCAAGATTGGAAGGCGAACCGCTATTGGGTCAGTGTGCATCTGCACCCGAAAGGCGGTCCGGTTGAAAACTACATCACCCTGCGCGGCGGTGACCGCGAGGTGGAAATTGGCAGTTTTCTGGATTCAGCCGAACGGCTCGCGCTTTATGGTGATCTGAAACGCAGCCTGAAAGGCCCTTAG
- a CDS encoding MBL fold metallo-hydrolase, producing MTIRKAYKGIIPFLLLGKCAKSSRFCRVPCYGDMAVSCNKVQDANRMGLSNGSDCAMDRIVLLGVKGGPAVRKNSQMPTASLLQLVGHNIVIDCGIGVSRSCVEAGVSLLQIDVIFITHLHSDHVLELGPLLYTAWTTGLNRQITVYGPPGIAEYWDGFLQSMAFDQQIRIADEGRQPIRDLVAFHVFGEGPVASIDEIDVSALRVDHPPVTDCFALRFQTADKNVVFSSDTCYFPPLADFAKAADVLVHEAMLVAGVDALVRRTPGADRLRAHLMASHTPAADVGRIAADAAVRRLVLNHMVPIDDPDFGDADWLAEVAKTYSGPVQVGKDGMEIILNP from the coding sequence ATGACCATTCGTAAGGCATATAAAGGAATTATCCCGTTTCTGCTGCTTGGCAAATGCGCGAAGTCGTCGCGCTTTTGTCGCGTGCCTTGTTATGGCGATATGGCCGTTTCCTGCAATAAGGTGCAGGATGCGAACCGGATGGGTTTGTCAAACGGGAGTGATTGCGCAATGGACCGGATTGTCCTTCTGGGTGTCAAAGGCGGCCCCGCTGTCCGCAAGAACAGCCAGATGCCGACGGCGTCGTTGTTGCAACTTGTTGGCCACAACATCGTTATCGACTGCGGGATCGGCGTCTCGCGCAGCTGTGTCGAGGCTGGCGTCTCGCTTTTGCAGATCGACGTGATTTTCATCACGCACCTTCATTCGGATCATGTGCTGGAGCTTGGCCCTTTGCTTTATACGGCCTGGACCACTGGCCTGAACCGTCAGATCACGGTCTACGGTCCCCCGGGGATTGCGGAATATTGGGATGGTTTTTTGCAATCCATGGCGTTCGATCAGCAGATACGTATTGCCGACGAAGGCCGTCAGCCCATTCGTGACTTGGTTGCATTTCATGTCTTTGGAGAGGGCCCAGTTGCGAGCATTGATGAAATTGATGTTTCGGCCTTACGTGTGGACCACCCGCCGGTTACCGATTGTTTTGCCCTGCGGTTCCAGACTGCGGACAAGAACGTCGTGTTTTCATCCGACACCTGCTATTTCCCGCCGCTTGCCGACTTTGCGAAAGCGGCTGATGTCCTCGTTCATGAGGCGATGCTGGTTGCGGGCGTGGACGCCCTTGTGCGCCGCACACCAGGTGCAGATCGCCTGCGCGCACATTTGATGGCGTCGCACACGCCAGCCGCCGATGTCGGACGTATTGCGGCGGATGCCGCTGTTAGGCGTCTCGTCTTGAACCATATGGTGCCGATTGACGATCCTGACTTCGGGGATGCCGATTGGCTGGCCGAAGTTGCGAAGACCTATTCTGGCCCGGTGCAAGTGGGCAAAGATGGCATGGAGATCATCCTTAATCCCTGA